CATCAACCTGAAAATATTAGATTTTATATGACTTatatattcaaaaaaatatatgtagtaATATAGGATATACTTTaagatgattaaaaaaaaatagcaagtaGGTGATAATTAGTCCTCACATCTAATGTTGCAGTCTTATCATTATAGAATAGAATCTTCTTCTTGTCTGTGGGTCTGGTAATGTACAGGATTTCCTGAGCCAAGTTTTTCAGTGCTCTATCACAATGCGGCAAAGATTCTTGAACATCTTCTAGCAAAATGCCTCCTAGGCCTTTTAGATCTTGTTGTTTTAGTAACCTGTAATGTCAGTAAATTCAAATTATACTTAGTTTaagctatttttaacccctgatgcaaaaacgacggggtgttataagtttgacgtgtctatctgtatgtctgtgtgtgtgtctgtctgtggcatcttagctcccgaatggatgaactgatttagattgagttttttttttatctgaaagctgagttagttgggagtgttcttattgttcttagccatgtttcgtgaaaatcggtctactatgtcgcggtcgggggtttttcaaaattttaattttgtggttaggttattagtgaGATTGATTAAATTAATCTGGCTAAACATACCTGAGTAAAGATTTCTTATCCTTTATTTTGAACACTGGCTTGAAATTGTATTTACCATCTGGGGTGCATTCTATTTTGGGATTATTTTGTAGTGCCTCTGTTTGTAGCCACTGAAAACAATTacacataataattttattttttacataataacTACATACAATTTGATTTTTCATATTAATTACCCAATTATACTAATAAACTTATAAGATATTATAACAACTTACTTGTTTAACTTTGTTACCAACATCTAACTGGTTAGTCTCATCAAGTACTTCGTCTAATGTTAGAGGGTGATCGTCACCCTCCTGGTGTCTAGCTCTCATGTGGCGCACAATGCGGGCCAGTACACCAAAACGGTATGATGAGCTGCCAGACATGGTTTTATAACTGAAAATTTATGAAACATAAGTTAGTTAATAATTTGACATTATTGAAAAACTGAAATATGGCTTTAAATAATGTCATTTAACAGTGGGTAAATAGTGTTTAGaattttaaaatacatacttGGAGGCATCAAGCTTCGGAGCAGAGCTGACCGAGCTTGATGATGGTTTTGATTTCTTCTTGCTGTCATCTTTGGAGTGTGATGAATCATCTCTTCTCTTCTTCtcaacactaaaataataacaataatagtTAATAGTGTTAAGTTTCCTAATCTACATTCCAATTCTAGAATAGAACTAAACAAAGAAGCCTAAACTGTTCTTTATTACATGTGAACTACTAACCCAACACGTTTACTTAAATAGTTGCTATTGTACAGCTAGAACTTAATGTAtccttattattataaaatctatcagcattaaataaaatagctCATACTACTACTTTCGTAACTGTTTACTACCGAAAATTGGCCCTGAGATCTCATCAATATAAGCAAGGCTGGCCCGCGCGTGCGAGGGAGAGAAAGTAACTGACTAGCCGGCTGGCGGGCTGCCCAGTCAGTTCCAAGTATGTCGCGTCCGCGTACCTGGGTGTCGCAAGTGCCTTTTTCTTAAAAGCCTCCCGTTCTCGAAGCAGAGCTGGGTCCATATTTTTGATGTCAATTATATACTACGAGACTCTATAGCAAGTAAGTtatcaaataattattttagttaCACAATATTCAATCGTTTTGTTCATGTAACTCTCATTTATTGACCTTTTGACAAGTTTACAATACAATTTTGGTCAGGTAGCAATGACGTTAGTTTGACATGTGCTGTGTTGCaagtttaaataattaaatttataaagaaTTGGTGAGGGTTACTGCGACTACTGCGAGCAGTGCGAGCACCGAACTAAGTTGGTCTTTTTATCCCCGTTATGGAGTAAATAGAGTGACAGAGAAAACTtgacacaattttcgaatttcggCGGTGTTCagatcaaagaatataatactcattaggAGTCAGATTTATATCAATCTAcaatatcaataaattaattCGATTAAAAGATTACCGGTAACTTGAGTTTGAGGAATGTAAAATggcaaaaataagaaaaataattaattgttttctCGTAGATACCTATGTCCcataaaataatgtttaatttttattaattttattatcatgTGCGGGTAGAAGATGTTAGAATTTCTATAGGTACGTAACGTATATACTCCCTCTTTTACACTGAGTTTTAGATGTAGTAAGGATGTCAACGGCAAATGTCAAGGAGTGCGCCTGTAATATGTGTATAGTatataaagtaaaatccataatcctacggaccaaattgacaagtaagtgtgaacgaatgttgccacagtttggccagtgtcgttcttatcgatattaaaattattattacatcgtagatttaaggtgcacccagacgggacaatgaaattggcaatttgatcggctaatcaatataccatttttttctgtgatttcgacagatcagaAGGTCTGTAGAtcgctaattagagatattttttttatttcgaagcagcaataatattattcgaaatttatatagatatttatgatatacttgccatagcgtgacagataatttattattgtcggacatggtattttattttttacctacaggctcggaaacctttttatgttttaaaa
This genomic window from Leguminivora glycinivorella isolate SPB_JAAS2020 chromosome 1, LegGlyc_1.1, whole genome shotgun sequence contains:
- the LOC125227073 gene encoding transcription initiation factor IIE subunit beta, producing MDPALLREREAFKKKALATPSVEKKRRDDSSHSKDDSKKKSKPSSSSVSSAPKLDASNYKTMSGSSSYRFGVLARIVRHMRARHQEGDDHPLTLDEVLDETNQLDVGNKVKQWLQTEALQNNPKIECTPDGKYNFKPVFKIKDKKSLLRLLKQQDLKGLGGILLEDVQESLPHCDRALKNLAQEILYITRPTDKKKILFYNDKTATLDVDEEFVKLWRATAVDAMDDAKIEEYLEKQGIKSMQDHGPRKPLAPKRKKASQKKRQFKKPRDNDHLADVLETYEDNTLTQKGVSIK